The Gemmatimonadota bacterium nucleotide sequence ATACCACGGCGATCGCTGTGCCACTGGCACGTTTATGTTGCGCCAGGGCGACTGGAAATACGTCAAGCACACGGGTTTTGAACCCGAGCTCTTCAATCTCAAAGACGACCCCGACGAAACGACGGATCTCGTCCATGACAAACCGGAAATCGCCCGCGAGTTGGATGGAGTACTGACCGAGAATTTCGATTGCGAAGGTATTGATGCGCGGGCAAAAGCATACGACCGCGAAAATTTTGTCGCATGGCGCGAGCAGGCGCGAAAAGAAGGCATCTACGAGGATACGATGGCCCGCGTCTATAGCGGTCACGACCGCCTTTGTATTGAGGATATTGCGCCGTGGACCGACGGGGATGAACAGCAAATTGAAGCGTGGCTGGATGGTAGTAGTTAATTTTTTATTTCACTTAACAAACATGTCTACTGCACTTCTCATTGTCGATCACGGTTCGAGGCGTGAAGAAGCCAATCAGATGCTTTACGGCGTTGCCGATATTTTGCGGCAAGAACGCCCCGAGATCATTGTCCACGTCGCGCACATGGAACTGGCCGAACCCACTATTAGACAGGGCATTGATGCATGTGTGCGCGAGGGAGCGAGTGAGATCGTTGTTCATCCCTACATGCTGTCTCCCGGACGCCATGCCACGGAGGATATTCCGCGTATGGCAACAGAAGCGGGGGCTGCATATCCAGATGTACATATCCGCGTTACCGAACCTCTTGGCCTGCACGAAAAACTCTGCGAGGTTATTCTCCAACGCGCCGGGTTGTGAAGGAAAGCGATCAGCCATTAGCTTTCAGCT carries:
- a CDS encoding sirohydrochlorin cobaltochelatase; the encoded protein is MSTALLIVDHGSRREEANQMLYGVADILRQERPEIIVHVAHMELAEPTIRQGIDACVREGASEIVVHPYMLSPGRHATEDIPRMATEAGAAYPDVHIRVTEPLGLHEKLCEVILQRAGL